One segment of Brassica napus cultivar Da-Ae chromosome C3, Da-Ae, whole genome shotgun sequence DNA contains the following:
- the LOC106409380 gene encoding uncharacterized protein LOC106409380 → MCLWKLKRFGFMSYSSAHKPLLSSGSGSQLFSFVHFRSYSMLALPAPNTAPVTGPVKTESSKPSFDLEDWNCYSGQTLWNGHKSGTEELLSFRGVPLERDKFSVRCGREGICIPGKKMEEETRNHSTY, encoded by the exons ATGTGTTTGTGGAAG CTTAAGCGTTTTGGTTTCATGTCTTACAGCAGTGCACACAAGCCATTACTCTCTTCTGGCTCAGGATCTCAGCTCTTCTCATTCGTCCATTTTAGAAGCTACTCCATGTTAGCTCTGCCGGCGCCGAACACTGCACCAGTTACTGGACCCGTAAAAACTGAAAGCTCCAAACCATCATTTGACCTTGAAGACTGGAACTGTTACTCAGGTCAAACATTATGGAACGGTCACAAGTCTGGGACTGAAGAGCTCTTATCTTTCCGGGGTGTCCCTTTGGAGCGGGATAAATTCTCTGTTCGTTGTGGACGTGAAGGCATATGCATTCCTGGTAAGAAGATGGAGGAAGAAACTCGAAATCATTCAACCTATTGA
- the LOC106348069 gene encoding farnesylcysteine lyase: MTKMMNLSPETVSLLLLLALLSPTLLLCSGDSTTVEDESPPTVCIIGSGIGGSSVAHFLRNYSASTALSRSRILMFERHERVGGRMRTVTVSGDTFEAGGSILHPKNYHARDFVERFNLTVRSPTAVEECSAVGIWDGKRFVFKTFGSSIPFVDKIVSWLNDVYMFVRYGFSLLRMSNFIENMIDNFLKYYESLESRPVFDSVEGMLKWSGLYNLTKVTLQEKLSEAQLSPLLVNELVTVITRINYGQSVLISGLAGAVSLAGSGGGLWSVEGGNWQMAAKLINHSDVTLHLNEQIQSVSHLGDYYELKSAKGNSFKCDVTVVSTPLDEVDIQFSPAISIPKRELQHTHATFVRGLLNPEYFGMKLVSDVPALVGTLEDPLIPFSCISILRKYSATDMTYKMFTRQPASDSLLDELFSARTETVRIDWGAYPKYHAPEVFAPFILDDHHLYYVNAFENAASTMETSAVAGENMARLIVSRFRTKESSSSSPSSDTRSCSSGLHSDM; the protein is encoded by the exons ATGACTAAGATGATGAATCTCTCTCCGGAAACAGTCtcccttctcctcctcctcgctCTCCTCTCGCCGACTCTTCTACTTTGCTCCGGCGATTCAACCACCGTCGAGGATGAATCTCCACCAACTGTGTGTATCATCGGAAGCGGGATCGGAGGCTCATCCGTCGCTCACTTCCTCCGTAACTACTCTGCATCCACGGCCTTGTCGCGTTCCCGGATCCTGATGTTCGAGCGTCACGAGAGAGTCGGCGGGCGCATGAGGACCGTCACCGTCTCCGGCGATACGTTCGAAGCCGGCGGCTCGATTCTGCACCCGAAAAACTACCACGCGCGGGACTTCGTCGAGAGGTTCAATCTGACGGTTCGATCGCCGACGGCGGTTGAAGAGTGTTCGGCCGTGGGAATCTGGGATGGGAAGAGGTTCGTCTTCAAGACCTTCGGTTCGAGTATACCGTTTGTGGATAAGATCGTCTCTTGGTTGAATGATGTGTACATGTTTGTGCGTTACGGATTCTCACTGTTGAGAATGAGTAACTTCATTGAG AATATGATTGATAACTTCTTGAAGTACTATGAAAGCCTAGAGTCGAGACCTGTCTTCGACAGTGTTGAAGGGATGCTTAAATGGTCAGGCTTGTACAATCTCACTAAGGTCACTCTACAGGAGAAGTTATCCGAAGCTCAGCTATCTCCTTTGTTAGTCAACGAGCTTGTTACC gttatAACGAGGATAAACTATGGGCAGAGTGTACTTATCAGTGGACTAGCAGGTGCAGTCTCTTTGGCTGGTTCTGGTGGAGGTTTATGGTCTGTTGAAGGTGGGAACTGGCAGATGGCTGCGAAGCTGATCAATCATTCGGATGTTACCTTACACCTGAACGAGCAAATCCAATCCGTTTCACACCTTGGTGACTACTACGAGCTGAAGTCCGCAAAAGGGAACAGCTTCAAATGTGACGTCACTGTAGTTTCCACGCCGTTAGACGAGGTGGATATTCAGTTCTCACCCGCCATCTCAATTCCCAAGAGGGAGTTACAGCACACACACGCAACATTCGTGAGGGGACTTTTAAACCCT GAATATTTTGGGATGAAATTGGTTTCGGATGTTCCAGCTCTGGTGGGAACTCTTGAAGATCCTCTAATTCCATTCTCATGCATCTCGATTCTAAGGAAATATAGTGCAACAGATATGACATACAAGATGTTTACACGACAACCAGCATCAGATTCATTGCTTGATGAGCTCTTCAG TGCGAGAACCGAGACCGTTCGCATAGACTGGGGTGCATATCCAAAGTACCACGCTCCTGAAGTTTTTGCACCGTTCATATTAGATGATCATCATTTGTACTATGTGAATGCTTTTGAAAACGCGGCTAGCACGATGGAGACAAGTGCAGTGGCTGGTGAGAATATGGCGAGGCTAATAGTTTCCAGATTCAGGACAaaagaatcatcatcatcatcaccttcGTCCGACACAAGAAGCTGTAGCTCTGGTCTGCACTCAGACATGTGA
- the LOC106367352 gene encoding increased DNA methylation 1-like has translation MEDSCLFITVEAERNPESLRKWLTIAKERKTTTKGAQHFSLKAKKHLSALGWRFAYVSKGTSRELRYKSPEGKWFNSLVTACGACLEDEDDDDSSTQEQDDNLEAPASGGVPKKKRTKVCDTAPFTGDKNRSSHLAKKILNEQAEKASDEAELTPKPRFGKSKRTNCDVCCVCHLGGDDLLRCNGCPSAFHPACWSIAPDEQDWFFCTCCFCDICNQRRTPGTSMLLTCEQCHRRCHRNCLEPPEPLIDLPWFCSSQCSSVFSALQKLQGTKIALVGDEGLVWSLMRVPNDGEQQLDSAVKMLQRSFKPTPDRFSGRDLVEELIFSKDSDGVGRTFYTVSIERNNNPIIVVAMRVGKDVAEIPLLATLTRDSYDRISSMCRALMDELEKQMSEIGVRRLVLPALADDVHTWTQQFGFSHMESSERLELLKHGLFDFVGTVMCHKFLKGREEQGESSPTD, from the coding sequence ATGGAGGACTCATGTTTATTCATCACTGTCGAAGCGGAAAGGAACCCAGAATCACTCCGAAAATGGCTGACCAttgcaaaagaaagaaagacgACGACGAAAGGAGCTCAACATTTCTCGTTGAAGGCGAAGAAGCATCTCTCTGCTCTCGGTTGGCGTTTCGCTTACGTTAGCAAAGGGACGTCACGAGAGCTGCGCTACAAATCTCCCGAGGGTAAGTGGTTTAACTCTTTAGTTACAGCTTGTGGTGCTTGTCTCGAAGATGAAGACGACGACGACTCGAGTACTCAAGAACAAGATGATAACCTAGAAGCGCCTGCTTCCGGTGGTGtaccgaagaagaagagaacgaAGGTTTGTGATACGGCGCCGTTTACTGGGGACAAGAACCGCTCTTCTCACTTGGCCAAGAAGATTCTCAACGAACAGGCCGAGAAGGCGTCCGATGAGGCTGAGCTAACGCCAAAGCCAAGGTTTGGGAAATCGAAGAGGACGAACTGTGATGTGTGTTGTGTTTGTCATCTTGGTGGAGATGATTTGCTTCGATGCAATGGTTGTCCTTCGGCATTTCACCCTGCTTGCTGGTCGATTGCTCCCGATGAACAGGATTGGTTCTTCTGTACTTGTTGCTTCTGCGATATCTGCAATCAAAGGAGAACGCCAGGAACCAGCATGTTATTGACTTGTGAGCAATGCCATAGAAGATGCCATCGAAATTGTCTTGAACCACCTGAGCCTTTAATTGATTTGCCATGGTTCTGTAGTTCACAATGCAGCAGTGTCTTTTCCGCGCTTCAGAAACTCCAAGGAACTAAGATTGCATTAGTAGGCGACGAGGGTTTGGTCTGGAGTTTGATGAGAGTTCCTAATGACGGTGAACAACAGCTGGATTCTGCTGTTAAGATGCTTCAACGCTCGTTTAAGCCTACACCAGACCGTTTCTCTGGGAGAGATCTTGTTGAGGAATTGATATTCAGCAAAGACTCAGATGGCGTGGGACGCACGTTTTACACGGTTTCAATTGAGAGGAATAATAACCCTATCATTGTGGTGGCAATGAGAGTTGGCAAAGATGTAGCTGAGATCCCTTTGTTGGCGACACTGACTAGAGATTCTTATGACAGGATAAGTAGCATGTGTAGAGCACTTATGGATGAGTTGGAGAAGCAAATGTCTGAAATTGGAGTTCGTAGATTGGTCTTACCGGCTTTGGCAGATGATGTGCACACTTGGACTCAGCAGTTTGGGTTTTCACATATGGAAAGTTCTGAGAGGTTGGAGCTTCTGAAACATGGATTGTTTGATTTTGTTGGTACTGTAATGTGCCATAAGTTTCTGAAGGGAAGAGAAGAGCAAGGAGAGTCGAGCCCAACCGATTAA